Sequence from the Cucurbita pepo subsp. pepo cultivar mu-cu-16 chromosome LG02, ASM280686v2, whole genome shotgun sequence genome:
TTTCAGCATCTTGACACTGTAACTTTTTGTATTGATTCTCTATATTTCTATGGTATTATGATGCTCTCTTTATTGTTACGAGGTCGTCCTCGtaccaaaaatattataattaacatgaaaaagaagactaataaatttaagttaaGAAACAATGGATCGAAACCAACCTACCTTAGAACaatatttatgaaacaaacaaatatggcataaatataaatagttttttttgtaaattaagaGATTCTCTGCATCACCTTCCATAGTTTATTAATCTTATActtgttttaattaataggAGATTAAAATACTAATTAGCTAAAGAGCTTCAAGGATACTTCATCATATACCACCATTCATGTGTTCgaaacaatattttatgaatCAAATAGTTCGTATTGTGTACATACCTTATGGTCTTCATTAGAATTACCATCCCTGACCTAAACGACcgattttctttgtttattcgGTCGCCCGAGCCCGAGGAAACTTCCCGTAGCTGCCCTAGCTAGTTGCTAGCTGATTGCTAGTAGCCTTAATTTGCTCCCATTGACAAGGAGGGGTGAATGAATGGATGAGGGAGACATCTCATTTGTTATACCTCAGAGGCACATGTAATGTTTTCTTACCCTTCTGAGGCACACATGTCTTGATTTTCTAAGACAAAAAGGCACATGTTAGCTCAAATAATATTGGTTTATGTCTACTTTCTATATAGCCTTGAATATCAACATGTAATGAAATCATACATTCAACGTGCACAAGTGTTTGCCACGTTACAGTTTGtcttttctaataatttcgaacatttaaataaaaaaaaaccaaatctAATCATGAAAATTCATAgactcaagaacaaaaatcatCATCCAAAGGATTGTTTAGAACTATAGCATTCCATCGAATCGTTATACCTGATTTCAGATCAGATCATAGGAAATAATATCCAAGTGATCTTAGAAGATCCATATTATTGAAGGCAACAATGTAATAATGGCATTTGAGAGATGTACAAtgattattaaatatcaaatctGTGATATCAGCTCAATTATAACTAAACtaatccaaaaaaaactttgaagatgcaaataaaaaaatcaaaactatgATGAGAGAGGACCAATTTATTAACAGCCAGTGACTTatgttctctctctttttgtctTGGGATTCTCTTAAGTCAACCAATTTTCTTCTATAAATAATCAATCATTCAGCTTAGTTCACTCTCCAAAGACAAAGGGACAAACCCCAaaaccaaattgaaaaaagttTACCTTTCTTTGTTCCcactctttcttcttctatcAAGCTTTCAAGTTATGGACACAGAGGAAGTTCCTTCGCCTGTGACGCCGGGGACGCCCGGAGCCCCACTGTTTGGAGGACACAAGGGGAATCACCATGGAAGTGAGAATGGTAAAAGGTCTCTTCTCAAGAGCTGCATCTCCTTCAATGTTAATGATTGGGGCACCGAAGAAGGAAGCTTATCTAAAGTCTCACTTGCAAGGAAGGTAACCCTACAAGGAAAGGTCATTTCGGTAGCTAAAGTTCAAAACTTTACACCGACCCACATCTCTTTTCAATGTcactttatattttaaccctctaatttttcatttcaacttCAACGGtgtaaaggaagaagaagaaaattgtcTTCCCCTTAGTGTCTTATATTCAAAAGGATTCCTAAAACAGAGTGATATTCAAGAAGAGTtccttcaaatatttttctaaatttttaaaattgagatttttttggGCGGAAGGATATGGATCTCAAACACTTTAGTTTAAGATATGTACCTTAACCAGTTAAGCTATATCAATAGGTTGGAGCGGAGTTCATTGGCACTCTGATGCTCATCTTTGCTGGAACTGCCACTGCTATCGTGAACCAAAAGATACAAGGAACTGAAACGCTCATTGGCCTAGCAGCCTCCACAGGCATGGCAGTGATGGTTGTCATCTTATCGACCGGCCACATCTCCGGAGCCCATCTGAACCCAGGCATCACCATTGCTTTCGCTGCACTAAAGCACTTTCCATGGAAGCAGGTAGCCGCCATGACATCTCCATGGCATTCAATCTTTTAACTTCAAAAAAGTTGCTTAAAATCTTTTGAGCTTTTCTGATATGCCTTTTGCAGGTGCCGGTGTATATTGGAGCTCAAATAGTAGCTTCTCTATGTGCGTCATTTGCATTGAAATGGATATTTGATCCCTTTATGGGTGGAGGAGTGACTGTTCCTTCATGTGGATATTCTCAAGCTTTTGCTCTTGAGTTTATCATTAGCTTCAACCTCATGTTTGTCATTACCGCCGTTGCCACCGATACTCGGGCTGTAAGTacctcttcttttctctttccttcttcaataaaaacacaaaaaaaataagcTTTATTTTTATCCATACAACGTGCAAGTAATAATGCTCAATGTACTAAAACTAAGTTAAAATCTATGTATTCAAAaccttaaaacaaaaaatgaagtaaCACCAAGCTAACCTAGGAACAATTAAACTAGAcaagatattaataaattatttcaagattctaattttgaaatcatttgGCAAGTTAAAACATagaacaatttcttttttattattatttttaaaatcttttgaGTTCAACAACTATGGAGTAGAGAATTGAATTATCGACCTTTTAAGATGATAATTGATGTCTTTTGATTCACTGAGGAGCTATACATGGATTTACCAAACTATTTCTTCCTTGACACTACTAAAAAAGTCTTTAACATATCTAAGGATCCactaaattatttcaaatcctAAGCTCTTAATATTCTGAGtagtccttaaatttttttaaaggttatCTATTACAAGcatgaataaataaagttttgggattgaatatgaaaagaaaatgcaggTGGGAGAGTTGGCGGGAATCGCGGTGGGAGCAACAGTCATGCTCAATGTCCTCATCGCCGGGTATGTTCAAACAATCCCATTAAATTATTGGACAAGGGCAATCATACTCTTGAGCTAACACTTTGTATTTCGCTAAATGTGTTGAGTTGACTGTATTAGAGCTCAtgatttattctttttctagtGTGTGGATTTTGAGTGTGTAAAACAGTATAATTGGTTAACCAAGTTCATTCATgttcttcaaagaaaaaaatgtggaTCCTCCTGTATGATGCAATTAGAACTAGTTAAGTAGATGTCAACTAAGTGGCTCCAGTTTTGAAGAGGAAACAGTTTGAAATTTAGAGCATCTTATGAACAATTTCACCACCACCTTCACCAAACAAGGAACAAACTAAAAGCTTTTCATTTTGATCATGCTATAGGGAAACGACTGGAGCTTCAATGAATCCAGTGAGAACACTGGGGCCAGCCATTGCTGCAAACAATTTTAGAGCCATATGGATTTACCTCACAGCTCCCATACTAGGGACATTATGTGGAGCTGGAATCTACACTGCAATTAAGTTGCCTGACCAAGATGGCGATGCACGCTTGCCTTCCACTGCAAGAAGCTTTCGAAGATGACGACAGCTCCCTCGCCCGATCTACCTATATAACCTGAAAAACGTGATGATCATTAGATTGTTGAGTGATCATACAGATCATAAGAGAACAATAAGATGGAAAACCAAATGAATTATTGGTAGTAAATACATGACAGAACAGCGTCGACAGACTGGGTTCAGATATCGGTCTTGTGTATGATGATACAAAGGATTTCCAGTTTTTaacaatgaaaaagaaactcCCAAGAATTATCTTGTAATCTGAAATGAAGCAATAGAAGTTGACTTGTAAAATCAATTGGGGCAACATCCAGAAAACCACATAATCTGTGTTCTTTTCTATACAATAAGTTCTTGGTAAGCTTATATACACTTTTACTAATCTCATGAAATAACTACTTGACTCTACagcattttaattatcataaaAACGAGTGTGGATTTCAGTCAGGGAGGATGGGATATCATGTTTACACTACTCAAAATGGGAAGGAAAAAATGAGCTAAACCATGAAGATCCTTTGATTCTATACTGCAATCAACCAGCTCAGAAAATCTAATCAAACACATCGCTAACTCAGTAATTAAACACATCGCTGATCATGAAATGCAGTACTTTAAGCATAAAActatacctttttttttttctaatttacaATTCTCACCTTCGAATATACGTAGCACAGTAAATGAAGTTTAATATTTCTTCACAacacaaaaaagaagtaaCCTCAACCAATCATGCCATGGAATCTCAGTTAGTGTATAATTTATAACCCAATTTCAAACATTGATCCGAAATGAGAAAAATTAAACCACATTCTCAAACAGAACACAGAAGTTCAATTCACCTCCAACGTATCCCTCCATTTCTCAAAATCGCCACAAAGGACTAAGTCCTAAATCGAAGTAAAACCGTTCACTTTCGTACAGAAGTACTCGAAAAACCAAGCCTCTTAGACCATTAAAATGTCTCGATTAGGGCTAGCTTCTTTGCCGCCACCCCTGCGGATCGAGAATCTGAGAgcgtgaagaaaaaaagaagcgATCAAAACGCCGACGAGATCAGCAACAGCATCCCTGGTAGACGCTCCGGCTGACTTGAAGAAGCCGAGTTCGTCGGCGACCTCTTTGGCGGCTCCGGCGAAAAGAGAAAGAACGGATCCAATCATAATTGAATGGCGGCGGATGAATGGATACCGTGTCAGTGTGGCCAATGCAGCGAAGAAGACGGTGAGAGTGAAGCAGAGAAGGAAGTGGTAGAGCTTGTCGGGAGCAAACCATGGATCTTCGTCGTCGTCCATTCGCGCTCTggtttccctctctttttggTTCGATGCTTCGCTTTAATTTGctatttcatttatattttgttcaaattttcaaaattaatatttttacttttttttatttatttattaaatcatatattttttttaataaatacgaAGTTATATATCTTATTCAATCAACTactgaaattaaaattatcatCCTTAACAAGGATGATGAGTGTCTTATCCATTGAACTATACCGAAATTGATATGAACATTAATTGCAAACAAACTAATTCACAATTCTATTTTGTTCTATAATGAATCATATCTATCAATCCCGAAAACATATAGAAAGTAATCcaaacatacatatatatagataattgTAGTTATAGGCATATGAGAAAATATGGATCCAAGGATTTGTTAAGAGATGAGTAGCCACATAGCCACATTGTGCTCACTCCAGTGAATAATTCTAGCACCCGATATGACTAAATATagataattgaaattatagaCATACGTGTTTGAACATATACTATACTATTATGCATAGTCGTTCTTTAATGTAACTGTACATTCTTTAGTTTAAAGTTCTACTCTATAACGTAGAATACATGAGTATTTTATCCACTTCGGTTTCCAAGCGAGGCATCTACATTATTGATATTACATACACTCCATGACACCCCGACCCGACAAGGGATTAATGTACAGCGACACGACAATATgaagaatatttaatgaattacTGAGGTAAAAATTGTTACAGATAGAGTCAATAAGAAAAGATAAGATGGACCCTGTAAAGAGTATGGAAACAACAAAAGCACATAACAACTTCAACACGGTTTCCAAGAACATAATCACAACTCACTTGGTCAACCAGTAGATAAAGATAAGAAATGTGCATACGGACGCCACAAGGGAGAGTATGATTGTGTCCATTgactttttcctctttattgCTCCAAGAATATGATTTACCTGGATCATCATTCAAATTATATCAATCAAATGGATTCACCATTTGAATACAACATAACAAGGATTTATGCCACTGCTTAAGCTATATGTTCGActaaaaggttaaaaatttGAGTCCTCCAATCTACGTATCATTGaactttaagaaaaaaaagtgtcggatgtttttttttttaattcatcatTGTCTTATTTCATCCGGAATCGAAATTCTTTCCACCAGATCTATTATGCATGTATGAAATCTCATTTTAGCAACTATTTGAGTTGAGAACTATTTGTGTTACCGATCGAAAAAACtcgtaaatatatatatagaatcaCTTACGGATGGAAGGCGACTGCTAACGTTACTGAGCTTTGAGTTGATGCCACCGAAGGTCGATCGCTGGAAGACAAGTGCACCTAGGGTTGCTTGAGCTTGTGAAATCACATTATCCATCTATAATACGAAATTCAGTAAAAACCCAGATGCCGGATTCCAATATGTAAGTAGCTGTTTACTAAactgaaaataaatgacaggTTGCTGAACATGATTACTTATACATAAATGTCAAAAAACCATTTCAAAAACGAAACTTGGTCAAAGATATCAAAACCAAACCTTCACGTTGAGTATAATGGTGTTCATGCAAAAAACTATGACATAAATAGAAATACCTGTCCTGTGCTACGGCTAACAGATGCGTGCTCCTTTAGAAGAGCTTGTTCTGAAGAACCCGGACTATCTTCCAATTCGAGTCTTGAACGATCAAACTCCCTGAAGTCGTCTAGAAGTGAAGCATGTTCTTGCTTGGCTCTGAGGCCGGAGCGAAGACGATAAAACTCCTGCACTAAATCGACAAAACTTGGTCTAAGATTCCATATGAGACATATTCACAACCGAATTGTAGcaaaaaatgaagatcaaaagaaaaggaacttGCAGAAGCTGGACTATGTCTATCTGCTTAGCTTGATGCTTCCTATAGAGTAATTATAGACCAGGTCTCACAAATGAGCCTAAAGAGGTCCAATGGTTACCCTCATTCTCACCACTCTTCACATTCAAAAATATCACTAATTAGAGGGCAGAGATCATCAAAATAAGGGAAAATAAGAACATATGTGGTATcttattcaattcaatttcttgttttcaaatttattaaattcattgaAAATAGTACTTGAATCAacatttatacatttttagtGTTTTCAAAATCTATATTCAACAACAGTAAAAACATGGAATGAAACACTGATTTCAATTAAATCCCTTGTGTTCTATATTCTTGTTTCTGAATCACCTACCATACACACCCCATGTTCCTATCATTACAGAAATGCCAAACCAAATCCATGAGTTCACTGTTGTTAAGGAAAATCTTCAAAACAtgattatctaaaaaaaaaaatcaacagaATGAATTGGAAGGAGacaaaaattaacaaaacgAAGTACTCGATAGCAGTTCCTCCCTTATAATGCGAAAAGATCCACATTGCtagtagaaaaagaaaattaagacaTACCTGCGTAAGATCTTGAAGAATTTCTTGATGTCTAGTTAAGGTATGGGAAACCATTTCAGAACCACCAGATGAGACCCAAGCTTGCATCTGCGAATTCACTTGTTGTAGCTGCTTTAACAAACGTTCTATCCCAGATTCAACATCATTTTCTGCAGCATCAACATTTGTAGAAACTTTTGTTGAAACCAATTTTCGAAAAGAATTCATCTGCTCATCCAACTGAGCTTCAAGTTTCCTTGCCTGTAAGCACATAACAAACATTATCACTACAACAATGAAATCAAAGATTGGAGATGAGacaaaaaacataatttctcATACGTGCAAAAGAAGTGAGATAAAATTGGCGAGACAGACAACGCCCTCCTAAAATTAGAGTATCTTATTATTTCCAGAAAAACAGATAGCATAAAGAAGCATACAAGAATTGCGCCGACAATTATAATCCTGCGATTAACGGCTTCAACAATGTCATTGTAACAGAACCCGCTCAAGAATACAAGACCATAATTACATCTCAAATTCCAAAACCCGATCCTCCAAATTCAAAACTAGCCAATCGCCGAACCTAAACAGCTATAGATCACGACCTAAAAGTCAAACCATCAATCTTTCCTGATTCCTCAAATAACACACAATGAAAACCGCTCGTAATCATCATTTCTCAAACGGCAATGTTCAAGGTCACCGACAATCAGAAATAGGGCCAAACATACAACCAAATCGAGAAAAATGAGTATAGTAAGACAAACAGAATCCAAAAACCGAAAAGAGAcgaaaaaaattgatgattcAAACCTGTTTGCGAAGAGCATCCCACGAGCTAGGCATCTCCATGGATATGGACATCAATTTATCgatcagaaacaaaaacaggGGCCAATTTCTGCGAATCGAATCCTCTCTTCTCGAATCTTTTCAAATCCTCCTCTTTTTGTATGGATTGGTGAAATTTCCCTTTAGAGGACGGAGAAACGGATTCGTTCAGAGACGAGACAGATCGTCCGAAAATCAACCGGCAAATTTTGCGTAATCTGTAATCCTccggaaagggaaaaaaaaaaaaaaaaaaaaattcaaatcctcTACGGCGTTCTCATTTTAAAACTCTGCATTATGGCTCTTCGGTGAGCCCCATTATATGTCAACCGCTGAAATTTTTAGTTGACTTCTATTTATTCTAATCGCTTCAAGCTCTTCATGAAACGTCGTCGTCAAAGGCCGTTGCCGGTTTGTCGTCACTTGCGTGAATTTGGGCCCAATATTTGTCTGGACTTTTTCTAAGCCCAAATCCTCACGAAAATTGTAGTTTGGGCCTTTTAAGTGTTCGGcccaattattttatattgggCCATTGAGATTTTTTTCTAAGCCCAAGGTTTcaatttaaatagttttttaatggaaaattaggaactaaataatatataaaaataaataaataaacataataatatttgaaccAAAAGCTAAAAGCATATAGTTTTGGTCCCAATTAACATTTTCCTTAGTCATTTCAAACTTTATTCTTTGCTTGCTTCCTCGAACAAACACTTTCCCCAAATTCGACTTTACAAACTTATGCTTATTCGACATCCAAGTCAACAAAAACcgaagttttttatttttatttttaaattattaatattagtgTGTAATAGCTCGAGTctactgctaacaaatattgtcctatttgagctttcactcatgatttttaaaacgcgtctattagggagaggtttacacaccttTATAATCCACCCatttggggcctagcgtcctcattCACATTCGTTTGTCTCTCCAATAGatatgggatttcacaattcacccttCAGAGCCCAGCATCCACCACCTTTATGGCCTGgagtcctcgctagcacaccacccagtgtctggttcttatattatttataacagtcaagcccactgttaccaaatattgtcctttatgagcttttcttttcaaccttggtttctaaaacgcgtctaccgGTAAGAGATTTCTATATCCTTACCTAATCAATCCCACCACTATTTGTATAAACTTTATTCTATTGACAACGAGCattgtataaatatataacgATAGAACACTCGAACCGTTGAAGTCAAAGTTGACTGCTAAAGCGAGATTTTATTGGTTCACAAGTGAGCTGACATCATTTCACAAGTCTTAAAAAAGATTGGACGTGATATTTTAGATAGAATATGTTCAAGTTCAATGGTTTTATTAGATTAATAAATcgtattaattgatttaatttgaCATCTTACGGACAGAACAataactttaatatatattagtgAACCACTTTAATTAACTCATCAATTACACAACCTAAAAGTGGACAAAGAAAATCTACACAAAgatttttggaagaaaaattaagaaagctatgctaaaaaaaaatcatatacaTTGGACTTTCTCTCCCATTGGATGACATTTTATAAAAGCAAAGTGCACTCTTACCCAATAGcatctcctttcttttcgTTCAATTCAGTTCAAACACACTTAAAACACCGTTCCAACACGATCACGATTTAGTTACTTGTTCATTCAAGtccatcactagtagatattatccgttttagcccgttacgtattgcagTTTTAAAACAACCCTATTAGAGAGAGTTTCCCGACCCTTGTAGGGAATGTTTAGTTCCTCTCTTCGACCGAGATGTAGTCTTgcaatttcataaatatttgatgTAAGAGGAAGattatgcataaataaaatttatttatgtgttttttttaaaaaaaaaattggctcACTTTCTCTGtaatttgatataaaatttcaatccaaTTGTCGGCCATTTGTCACCTTTTTGAAGAAGGCACAAGGACAAACCACATTTGCTATTCACACGTGGGGAGGTCCCATTGGCTTCTAAATTTAGTTGAAATCATattggaattaaattattaaattgttaaattagcattttgttatttttaaaataacgctaattaaaatattataattaaattattgaaattatacTCGTAAAATTGTAGTAAACCGAGTTCAATGATTTGAATTCACATGGTAAAAGATTATAAtatacttaaattaaaaaaataatagaaaaaaaaggatattcacatttaatatttaaattaaaaattgggataatctaagttttattttatgcatatgcaatttttatttttattattattaatttggatttatttgaattttaaaaatggtaggAATTAGActttaatgaattatttattggaggtttctaaataaa
This genomic interval carries:
- the LOC111788573 gene encoding aquaporin NIP6-1, producing the protein MDTEEVPSPVTPGTPGAPLFGGHKGNHHGSENGKRSLLKSCISFNVNDWGTEEGSLSKVSLARKVGAEFIGTLMLIFAGTATAIVNQKIQGTETLIGLAASTGMAVMVVILSTGHISGAHLNPGITIAFAALKHFPWKQVPVYIGAQIVASLCASFALKWIFDPFMGGGVTVPSCGYSQAFALEFIISFNLMFVITAVATDTRAVGELAGIAVGATVMLNVLIAGETTGASMNPVRTLGPAIAANNFRAIWIYLTAPILGTLCGAGIYTAIKLPDQDGDARLPSTARSFRR
- the LOC111788574 gene encoding uncharacterized protein LOC111788574 yields the protein MDDDEDPWFAPDKLYHFLLCFTLTVFFAALATLTRYPFIRRHSIMIGSVLSLFAGAAKEVADELGFFKSAGASTRDAVADLVGVLIASFFLHALRFSIRRGGGKEASPNRDILMV
- the LOC111787489 gene encoding Golgi SNAP receptor complex member 1-1-like isoform X1 translates to MSISMEMPSSWDALRKQARKLEAQLDEQMNSFRKLVSTKVSTNVDAAENDVESGIERLLKQLQQVNSQMQAWVSSGGSEMVSHTLTRHQEILQDLTQEFYRLRSGLRAKQEHASLLDDFREFDRSRLELEDSPGSSEQALLKEHASVSRSTGQMDNVISQAQATLGALVFQRSTFGGINSKLSNVSSRLPSVNHILGAIKRKKSMDTIILSLVASVCTFLIFIYWLTK
- the LOC111787489 gene encoding Golgi SNAP receptor complex member 1-1-like isoform X2, which produces MNSFRKLVSTKVSTNVDAAENDVESGIERLLKQLQQVNSQMQAWVSSGGSEMVSHTLTRHQEILQDLTQEFYRLRSGLRAKQEHASLLDDFREFDRSRLELEDSPGSSEQALLKEHASVSRSTGQMDNVISQAQATLGALVFQRSTFGGINSKLSNVSSRLPSVNHILGAIKRKKSMDTIILSLVASVCTFLIFIYWLTK